The Gorilla gorilla gorilla isolate KB3781 chromosome 11, NHGRI_mGorGor1-v2.1_pri, whole genome shotgun sequence genome contains the following window.
TGAAACTGAGCCATGCAGAGCTCTGCAAGGCCAGTAGGGGATACGTATGGTTCATGCTAATGGATACAAAGAGTTTGTGATTTTCTGTTTCCAGCTGAGCAATGTAAATAAACATCAGGGTTGTAATGGAATGTTGGGGTAATCAGCATACTTTTCATCGAGTACAGAGGTATGTAGGTACAGGAGGACATTCTGACTTCTGTGTCAGAGGAGCCAGTGGAACTCTGGCTGGCTTTATCCTTGGAAGCTCAGAAATATACAGTTGAGATAATTTATGGTAGAATTCAGGGATTTTCAGGGGACAGtcgtgttttggatttttttggtgtgtatttttctttttggaaaggaGTTAAAAGAAGGACACTTGAAAGCACAGGCAAGTTTTCACATCTCTATTTGGAGATAATTTATTAGTACACATTGAAGAGAACCTAATACTAAAcatgtctttaatatttttatttttgagtagcTGTTAACTGACAATACAAGGCTCTTTTTAACAGTCTTCCTCAAATAACCTTTAATTCACCTGAACATTTTCAATtccatttttaagttaaaaaaattttaaatcacagCCTTATTAAGATGTAATGCACATATGAAATTCGctctttttaaagtgtacaatatttttttttgagatgtagtttttctcttgttgcctaggctggagtgcaatggttcacTGCAAGcgccacttcccaggttcaagtgattctcctgcctcagcctcctgagtagctgggattacaggcgtgcaccaccatacctggctaatcttttgtatttttagtagagatggggtttcaccatgttagccaggctggtctcgaactcctgacctcaggtgatctgcctgccccggcctaaagtgtacaatttaataggttttttttgtatattcatacagatgtgcAACCATCAGCATTATCTAATTTTAGGTcactttcatcactccaaaaaaaaCCAACCTACACATTAGTAGTCATTCCCTATTACTGCTTCCCCATCCCACCCCTGGCCTCCGGCaactgctttctgtttctatggatttgcctattctggacatttcatatagatggaatcatacaatatgtggcctttatgtctaacttctttcactcagcatcatgTTTTGAAAGTTGTTCCATGTTGCAGTGTGCGTTGGTACTACTTCATTCCTTTCTCAAAAACCCACACCACTGAAAGCCTCTTGGTACACTGTGTTAGTTCATTCTCTtggtgctgtgaagaaatacccgagactgggtagtttataaagaaaagaggtgtataGCCTCTTTtcttccacagggctggggaggcctcaggaaacttacaatcatggcagaagggggagcaaacatgtccttcacaaGGCGCCAGGAAGAAGTGCAGAGCGAagtggggaaaagccccttatgaaaccatcaggtcCTGTGAGAacgaactcactatcacaagaacagcataggggtACTGCCCCCATGATCTCATTGTCTCCCATAAGGTCACTCCCCCAACACATTGGGATTATAATTCTGATTACAACCTaaatgatgagatttgggtggggatgcagaacCAGACCATATCATACATCTTGCCAAATTACTTTTCAGATGAGTTTTATACTTCTGTTATGAATAAGAACTCCAGTTTTttgatatacctaatgttaaatgacgagttaatgggtgcagcacaccaacatgacacatgtatacatgtgtaacaaacctgcacgttgtgcacatgtaccctaaaacttaaagtataatttaaaaaaaaaaaagaattccagttTCTCACCCTTGCAGGTGTTTACATTGTAATTTTATACTGACAATAATATTGCCAAGTGTTCTGCTCTGTgcctggtttcctcatctgtaaattggcaTATCTGCCCgtattgtttaaaaacaaaaactggcaaaACAGAGCTATAAAGAACAGAAGTGTTACATAAAATGTTACTTCTATAGTGTCCTGTTCATAGTGTGAAGTGCCCATATgtggaattttgttttttggcCGATTTTATTCCGCTTAAGACTTTGTTAATTACCGATAATGTTTATTTCCTCAGTTTGTAGAAGACTATGAACCTACCAAAGCTGACAGTTATAGAAAGAAAGTGGTTCTTGATGGGGAAGAAGTTCAGATAGATATTCTGGACACCGCTGGGCAAGAGGACTACGCAGCCATTCGAGATAACTACTTTCGGAGTGGAGAAGGGTTTCTTCTTGTGTTCTCAATCACAGAACATGAATCCTTTACAGCAACTGCCGAATTCAGGTATGTCTGAAATGAAATAGCAGAAGCCCTCAGGAAGCTTTTTGCCTTTTCTCATATGTCTTAGGCCTATGAAGAATTTGGGGCTGAGCATACTAGGAGAGGGCTGAGCTTGTTCTCAGGAATAATTCTGTCTAAAGAATCTTCTGGGGCTTTCTGAATCTTGGCACATTATAGACTATGATGATTATAATCTCTTTGGGCTTTCCTGATCTGTGatttctgaataaaataattttaagagtcTTATTGTCCCTGAAAACAATGAAGCTATTCCATATACTCAAGAACATATAATTTTGTTCCTATAAATACTCAGAGATTTTCATTGATAAATTAACCATCTATCCTTTAAATCattttactaaaaaaattagcaggtttAGTCTGTGTTGAAGGTTATGAAACAATGACCGGAGAGTGAAAGATGTGAGTCAAAATGACCATTTGCTGCTACTTAAGGACTTTCAGCACAGTGGAGGGGCGAGAACGCGGCTTTAGAGTCAGGAGACCTGGTTTGAATCCCTGCCTTGCCGCTCACTGACCATGGGCAAGTTTACTTAGTGTcaggattttgtttctttctctggaaATGCACTTGTGAGttgagaaatgaaatgaaaggatgTATTAGACTGTGAATTTCATGTGGGCAAGAACCTGGCTACCCTCCATTGTCCCCTGTCACAGTGTGGACACATGGTGCTTCCATAGTGAGTAGAATAtccattgttatttattttaaaatatggcaacTATTCTCCATGAAGGtgttagagaagaaagaaaaagaaaatatagcgGTGAAAAAAATACCTTAAGTTCattttgttataaagaaatagcCTTTTGGGCATAATTCTTATGCTCTATAAATGTCTCTTTACCCCATGCCCTTCCCATTTCTCCTACataattgagtttttaaaaatctgttcttcTTATAAACATATCTATCTAGATGACTTTTTAAGAAGCAGATCTAGAGTTTAGTAGGGAACTGAAGagaaaaaacccaaaaatcaAATCAGTTTTTTTCATTCTTCAGCAAGTTCTGGTCTGACAGTAAGGTGGTCAACCAGAGGTGAAAAGGAGAAAGCTAGCTATCCTTCCAGGACTTGGATGGAAGCATCACTGAGCCAGGGAGGCCTCGGATGAGCACAGGTCACCCAGCAGGGCTAGTGAAAGATAATAGGGAGGTGCCTCAGTGATGCTTCATAGCTCCAGGCTTCAGAGTGGAAGACCTACTTTTCTGGAAGCAGAGTGCATGTGGTGCAGTGACCAGTTAAGTGACTATGACTCGTTATGAGAAGTTCTATTAATTTTTAGACATTTCAGACCTTCCTAAGGGCTGCTCTGTTTGAATGTAGCCcatgtatttataattgtttgCATCTGCGTAGTCCTGTTTTTAATGCCTCATAGAGGGTAAAACAGGACAGATGCACacactctcttcttttcttccctgtcCCGAGCCTTTTGATTTCCTGTTGTTCTGTGACTTACTTAGAAGGGAAGTGGGCAGGAGAGTTCTTTgcagaggatatggagaaatacaGGTATTTCAAGTGCCCTTTGTCCTCTCCTCAGTCACCACACATGCACAGATAGCACGTGGGCGTTCTCACAGAGTTGGAACAGGGCTCCCCTCATCGTGGAAAAGGGTTTTGGTTGTTAGGTGGAAAGAGAGATCCTTAGAAGAAAAAGGACAGATGAATACCTAAAACCAGAAAGAAGGGGAAGTTGACCTCTGCGTAGGTTTCTCGTGTTGTTGGGAACAGAAGAATGCAGGTCGATTATCTGAGCCCTGTGGCTAAACTCAAGTCACTTTACTTCATGCCTGTTAGCAGTTTTAAAACAGCATTTCTGTACTATCTTCCAAGTAGAAAGGCCCCAATATAAAATGACATGTGAATATGCTGTCTTCCTTGAAACTTTTCctggaaaatattttgtgaaCTAACATAAGTTCTGTCATAAGAGACCAGAACTTGGTAGTCCCATTTTTGGATCGATGCGTTTATCAATGAGGTAATTTTGTGTGCCCCTGAAAGACTAATGAGCCAGAAAGCTATCAGTTTTTATTGTTCATAGTTTATAATGATCACATGACTTTAAATGTATCATGTTCTTTGACCCCAGTTCAAATGTAGGCTATAACAAGGATATACAAAGCCAATTTCAagcatcttttcatctttttcagtTTGTCTTAAAATATTTGATATCTGGCACTTAAATTGACTACatgaaaattttagtttttttttttttttttgtagatacaaggtctccctatgttgcccaggctggtcttgaactcctgggctcaagtgttcctccctcctcaggctcccagagtgctggcattacaggtgtgagccaccacacctagaaaatatttttattattgtgaaaTGTTACCCTAtaccatataaaaatcaatacagatctctacaaaatacatttttgaaggGGACTCTTTTTAGAATGTATTGGcatataaaagtagaaatattctCATGGGACCAAAATAATGGAAATggggtatttaattttttaaaatatttggttttgaTTAGTACTTTCGGATAGCTGATAATTTTTAGTAGACGTAAAATTTAATATGCTATGAGTAATGGTATTTTTATAGAAGACACTTTTGAAGTACTTTTCCATAGGGCTTGttgtatttcctttcatttttttcactttgtagTAGAAAAATGGTACGTATTGGAATGTGATTACTGCCTAACATATCTGTCTCGATTCTGTGGCTTGTAACATTACTGTGTCTGCATGGAAACTGGGGATGGGATGACATACTTGTCGTGTACAGATGCAGATCTAATCAAAGCTgaagtttcaaaacaaaacaacattcaCCTTTCCTACTTGAGATTCCCGTGGATATTTCTGATCTGGTCAGTTCTATTCTATAATCTATTTCACTGCAGGGGGGAGAAACTGCTGGTTGTGACCCCCTAGATTGGTTTTGTGATCCACTAATAGGCTGCCACCTTCCATACAGAAAACACTGGATTTCATAGCTTTTATGTCACAAACAAATATTTTCAGGGGAATTAAGCATTTTATGGAGATAGTTCCCTTAGCTTGTTTTTATTGCAGAGATtgaccatttttcttctttttgttttttttttgtgtgtgcataagTTGGGGACCCTGTTGTGATGTAAAATCCTGGGCTCCTATCCAGACACTTACTTCTGTAAGACTGAgcccagaaatctgcatttgTGATGAGCATCCCAGGGGATTCTGATGTGGGCAAACTGAGAAGCAGACTTGGAAAACACTTGTCTTGCTCATGACTGCCTCTAGGGAGTGCTTTCTCAGAACATGCCCTAaatctagtgatttttttttttttccttctgccttaGGAAAGCCTTTTATTTTAGATGGGTTCACAAAACCAGGGTTCGTTCTTTAGTTTTTTTAGCTGCTGTATTTTTGGTGTAACACCTTAGGGAACAGATTCTCCGTGTGAAGGCTGAAGAAGATAAAATTCCATTGCTTGTCGTGGGAAACAAGTCTGACCTAGAGGAGCGGAGGCAGGTGCCTGTGGAGGAGGCCAGGAGTAAAGCCGAAGAGTGGGGCGTGCAGTACGTGGAGACGTCAGCGAAGACCCGGGCCAACGTGGACAAGGTAGGCGTGAATTCTGTGTGTTTCTCAGAAACAGACCTGAGAAACAGCAGAATGGAGGCATCTCATCTGCTGGGTTTTAGGGAACCATTTATGAAAACTAGGTGAAGATTCTGATTCCTATGAATGTCTAAGCCATTATCATGATTATAATGAGAAACATTGAGAGGATGTCACCTTGTATTTCAGACAACTCACAGAACCTTTCACTTTGTCATGAGGCTTCATTAGAGTATGCTTAATGTGttcttttgggtttttcttttttgagacaaagtctcactgtgacaccaggctggagtggtgtgatctcagttcactgcaacctctgcctcctgggctcaagcaatcctcctacctcagcctcccaagtagctgggactacaggtgtgcaccaccacactggctgttttttgtggagatggggtttcaccatgttgcccagggtggtctcaaattcctgggctcaagtgatctgcctgcctcagcctcccaaagtgctgggattacaggtgtgagccaccacacccggcggaCTATGCTTACTGTTGGTGTGGTCCTGGGAAGGATGGTGGGACGAGGCCATTGGTTTGTGAAGCCTGGGCTGGAGGGATGGACGTCATTAGCTTCTGTGTATGCTCTCACCTTCCACAGCCTTGCTCTTCAGGAGCAGGGTGGGCGGGCCTGGCTGCTTCTAGGAGGTTCCCCTGGAGGTGCCCTTGAAAGATACGTGGAGCTTCTTGATTTTGCTCTCATCGAGTTATTggtcagatttgttcttttcaccTTACTGTTCACTGACAGAGCCACAGTGTTCCATCTTTGTAGTGTAGTCTCTAAATAGTATTTGCTCTCAGAAATCAAATTTctggatctctttttttttttatctcttatCCCATCCCAGCATACTTTCTCATTCAAATCTCTGAAGCTAATAAAAGGGTGACCTTGAGTGACAATGATGAATGCTGACAATTTGAAAATCCACCTATCAGGGATTGCTATTGTtaggccttttttgtttttaaaattaaagttcaaGGTGGTTGCCACACAGCTAAAATTTTAACGCTGTACCTTAAAGATGAGGCTTTCTGCCTTGACCTCATTCACTAGCTCTCACTGCATATCCATGTGCTTGTAGAATCTAAGCACATAGCACTTTGGCGGCCACACAGTGGACACGTCTGCTTTTTGTTCTGCAGCATCAGCATCTGAATCCCCTATATcctgtcttctgtttctttttcttgtgcaGAAACATTCCCCTTTGCTTCATTACCTGACAAGGGAGAGATTTTTATCCAAGCTTTATTTTCACTTGAAGTGATGCTAGAAGAACATTGGTATTTAGAATGTTGGTATTAGAAGGGGTTTGCTTTAGACGCACTTTGGCAAGATACATCTATTTGTATGTATCGTACATAAAAACATGTATCTTAGGAGACATATACATATAGGATAGATATACATATAGGATACATATATTCTACAACCTAAGTCCGTTTAGTTGTAATCTGCGATGGGAAGCGCGTGTTCCGTCGTCAGCTTTTCTTTATATTGTCATCTCTCAACTCTTACACTCTTATATTATTGtgctacttaaaatatttttattaaattattttccagCTGTGGAAACCACACAGGAAATCCAGAAATatggctcattttaaaaaaatcagggaGACTCTCTCAGCTTGGAACTGGGGATGTGTATTTCCTGGATGGGTTGTCGCGTGGGGGGTCTGTGTTGTCATCTCCCCTTGTCTGCTGGACCAGCTTGACCTGCCAAACAGGAACCAGCAGAGACTTATGACTGGCAGCATTGTATTCACTTGTAAAGAATTTCTATGAAAGGTGTGATAAGATCAGCCCATGAACAACTTTGTCATCATTTTAAGTTGGATGCACTCCATTCCCCTCCTCTTGTCTTTTGCTGTTAGGACAAAAAGACAAACCTGTAGCATTTGAAACTGTTCACTGTTGCTGTCTTGGGCAGTGCTTTCCTgagaggctggcaagaaggggtGTTTGGGTTGGCCTGATCTAACtgggggctggggttgggggtgctTTTCTGTGCCTGGAGCTAGTGGTAAATGCATGTGGAGCCCCACACTCCAGAGGCTTGATCTTGCTTTTCACCAAGAAGAAGGTGTGGCCATGAAGGAGCTTGTGGTTTTGTGTGAATGTCTGAAGATAAGGGCTGTGCTCAGTCCCACACTTGCAGTCTCCGTCATTCTCTATGAGAAATCTCAAATGTCTCTTCGTAGGATTCATATTTTGTCTGCTTGGGTATAATCAGTCCTCTGGCATGATTGCTGGTAGCAGAGGGCAAAACCCAAACTACTGTCACAAAAGGATAATCCATATCTAAATAACACACTGACCTTCAAAGGACAAGTCTCATCAGTTCTTGATAAAGTTCCTCTCAGCTGACATCACAAGGGTCGGAGGAGTGGTTGTCCTGAGATTGAGGGTGGGGgaatgtgtgtggggagggatagGGTGGCCAGAAGGACATCTCTCATCCTCCATCTTCTCAGTCGCCTAGTGCAGGAGCTTTAGTTGTTGATGCTTTACGCCCTCCTCCTCCCATCCTACTGCCTCCCCAGGGTGGCTGTTGTGGAGTTAGCTGGGAAAGCTGTCATGCATAATGACGTTCCAACCTCCGTGGGGTCgttgtaaggattaaatcagATGCAGGGGTGTCGAGCATCTGGGAGCAGGGACTCATTATGGCATTCTTCCCTTCCCTGGTGGTTGGAAATGCTAGAAAGTCTGCTTGCTGTTATTACTctcaatatttgtaaattttataaatgtatagatctgttatatgcaaaaatatgtCTTACCCATCATCACACTTATTGCAagattttatcattttgaaagCAGCtgttaggccgggtgcagtggctgacgcctgtaatccgagcacttggaaggctgaggtgggcattgcttgagctcaggagttcaagacccgcctgggcaatatggggagaccctgtctgaattaaaaaaaaaaaaaaaaaaaaagctgctgttGCATGGCAGTGACAGTACGATGATTCTGTCCTTGGCTTGAGCAGTTGTGTGATACGAGCAGTTGTATGAGAGATGTTTGCTTTGtataattagaatttttaaggttaatttttcttatttgccCCAGAGCTATTGTTTCTGTTGACATATGGTTTATAAAAATCAGTTTGACTTTATGCTTTAAAATGTAACTACATATCCTGCTTAGTCAAATTATTTCGTTGAATCCTTAAATGCTGTGTTCACAGTGTCaggttaacaaaagaaaaaaatcattaaatggcTCTTTCTTCACtattctttttactctttcctcCTCACCCCCAGGTGTTCTTTGACCTAATGAGAGAAATCAGAACAAAGAAGATGTcagaaaacaaagacaagaaTGGCAAGAAAAGCAGCAAGAAcaagaaaagttttaaagaaagatGTTGCTTACTATGAGTGTCAAGGTGACGGATGAAGCCAGCTGCTCCTAAGGACACAGGGTTGAGTTGGTAAAGAGAAGGCTATGGTTGACTTCTTGCTTGTGCTTCCCACTCTCCCCAACTTCATTCACTCAAACTTCTttaaatggggaaaaatatttgtgaCTCAGTGGCTGGCAGAAGAAATAAGCCCATGCAAGTGGAAGGGCTGCTTCGTCAGGAGGTTGTGGAGTTTCTTTCTTCTCGCCTTCTTCCCTCCCAAAAGCTTAGCTATGTATAAAGTGCAACAGATAGGAAACAGCTGTTAATTACAAAGAGAAAGAATTGTCATAGCATCTTATTTTGTTCCTAGTTTTATAACATTACCATCCTTCGTTTTGAACTACAGATGTTGTAGTGGGTTTTGGAGGAGGGAGTGGAGTAAGATGCCCTCCCACTTTTATCAGTTTAGTAGTAGTACTGAGAAAAATCCCTTCAGCTCTAAGAGCACTGAAAAATCCACCGATTTTTTGGGTAAGTTTCTTGGCAATACCCTGTGGATCTGAAACAgctaaaaaaatgaatttgaattgCGCCAGATAGGTCAATACCAAGCTTCTGATTCCTCCTCACATATGAAAAGTGAAAGTTGTGAGTTGTTTTCCTCTTATTTAAATATTGGCCTATTATACTGTGTTGGTTATTTTTCTCCTGTAAGCATCCTGATTTTTATGTAGGAACTTTTCTTTGGCAGACTAAGTGAAGACTCAGGAATGGTGTGCATTATAAATGACACACGTTGCCACTCgtgtagatatttttaagttctttggcTAAGTCCTCTCCTAACTGCCTGTCCTCTGGTTAGGCCCCTCCCTCTCCACTAGTGGTGAATGCATGTGTCTGTCTGATCAGCATCACTGCACACGGAGGTCTAGTGAGCCTCTTGCTAAGTGTCACACACACTCTTCCCAAAGACGTGATGAGTTAAAGTTGTATTCTGAAATCATGAAGCCAGAGCCTGTGCCAGACCTTGTGCTACCTCTCATAGAATTGCTCtgtaattctaaatttaaaattagaagtAGAGAGAGATAAGCCATCGCCCCTTTGCCTCTGAGAATTGGCTGCTGtttctaatataattattttctaagaTAGCCAGATAGTTAGAAAAAGATTTTCATTGATGacgtatttttaaactttcttgcaTCAGTATTCTAAATTGAGCAAACTGAAAGATTTTCACCAGGAAAGGAGCACTGTGGTAAAAGCCCAGTATTcacatttttccccatttttcagaaGCGACATTTCATATATAGGTGCCAAAAGTGAATCGGGGTGCGGAGAGTGGGAACCTTTTGAATTTATGATTGTCACAGAGATGGTAGAAATTATGATCTGACTGGAAAACAATCCTGTATCCCCTCCCAAAGAatcatgggctttttttttgaataaaaaagCAGACAAATAGACTTTCTCGGGATTTCAGCCTTTTTACTTTATCCTTTTGTCATACATGTGAAATGCAAGTACTGAAGGAATGGCCAGTTATTCATTATTCTTGTCAGGCGTTCTTCAATATCTGACAAACTATTTCAATTAATACTTGAGTTGACGGAAATAAAATGGTAAGTATCAACAGTCATTTAAACTTCATCTTTCCTCCATctcttcttaaaatttaaaaagttgaggGTAATGACACTCTTGAATTTTTGAAACAAGCTTTTTGTTTTCATCCTAGTTTGCCATCCATTTGATACCAGTTCTAGTCAAGAGTGGGTAAGTTTGAGCCgatcacagtggctcacgcctgtaatcccagcactttgagaggctgaggtgggcagatcacctgaggtcaggagttcgtgaccagcctgagggaaaccccatctctactaaaaatatacaaaaattagccgggcatggtggcgggcgcctgtcatcccacctacttgggaggctgaggcaggagaatcgcttgaaccccggagacagaggttgcagtgagccgaggtcgcgccattgcactccagcctgggcaacaagactctgtctcaaaaaaaaaaaaaaaggtaaatttggAATATGtacaaatgaattaaagatgTTATGACTTGTTTCATGCTATAGAAATTACACTTGATATATTCTATTagtatatttctaaaatttaattgGATAGCCATTAGAAATGGATCTTCTAACAAAATAACTTATGAGATTCTTAGctattgaaaaataatgaagCCATGCTGCTTATAAATTTGAAACACAGTCACTAAATGTTGAGATATTATATCCATAGCTtagtgctattttaaaaaatatttattttagaattatttgagCACCTACTTGGTGTCGAGCTctattctaggtgctggggatgtgGTGTTGAACAAGATAGGCAAGATCTCTACTCTCCTGGAGCTTAAGCTTTagtaaggaaagagaaatgaaaacatcagGATAACTGCTTTGATGAAAATTCGGTAATATGACAGAAAATGTCTCTAAGGTATAGAGCCGATTTAGATTGGGTGGCCAGCAGGCTTCTCCGAGAGAGTGATGTGTGAACTGAGACTTGGTGACCAGAAGCAGCCAGCGCTGTGAGGAATGGGTGGGCTGGGTGCAGGAGCTTTCCGGACTAGGAGACAGTTAGTCCCAGGATCCTGGAGTGTTCAGGAAGAAACCAACAACCAGGATACGGCTGGAGTACAAGGGAGCAGAGCAGAGTATTAGAAATAGATGTAACAATCTGATTTCATCAAATAATGTGGGGAAAAGTATGTTGACATAATTTTCTACAAGTGCCCTATTAAATCTAAGGCACCCTGATTACAAGATAACATAAACAATTTATGTACCACCAGGAACCCTACCAATTAAATGAATTCATCTTGATTCCAATGACATAAAAATGTAGGAGAAAATGTGTCTTTTAGATTAGGTCAATTGTGGCATATAATTTAAATGACAACTGAAATACAAAACTCACCTCTGTTGGTCTATGAGCTACTTTCTAATAAAGCACCATAGAAGCTTAACAGTGTTTGAAAAGTACTAATATGTTAATGTTATAGCAGTAAACTTGaccttgatattttcattttaaaagtttattattattactattttttgagatggagtctcgctctgtcgcccagactggagtgcagtggcacgatctcagctcactgcaagttccgcctcctgggttcatgccattcgcccgcctcagcctcccaagtagctgagagtacaggtgcccgccaccatgcccagctaattttgttttttgtatttttttttagtagagacggggtttcactgtgttagccaggatggtctcgatctcctgacctcatgatcc
Protein-coding sequences here:
- the RALB gene encoding ras-related protein Ral-B isoform X3, which encodes MAANKSKGQSSLALHKVIMVGSGGVGKSALTLQFMYDEFVEDYEPTKADSYRKKVVLDGEEVQIDILDTAGQEDYAAIRDNYFRSGEGFLLVFSITEHESFTATAEFREQILRVKAEEDKIPLLVVGNKSDLEERRQVPVEEARSKAEEWGVQYVETSAKTRANVDKVFFDLMREIRTKKMSENKDKNGKKSSKNKKSFKERCCLL
- the RALB gene encoding ras-related protein Ral-B isoform X1, whose amino-acid sequence is MPGAGAENTLQWVICVSQPQKTSEMAANKSKGQSSLALHKVIMVGSGGVGKSALTLQFMYDEFVEDYEPTKADSYRKKVVLDGEEVQIDILDTAGQEDYAAIRDNYFRSGEGFLLVFSITEHESFTATAEFREQILRVKAEEDKIPLLVVGNKSDLEERRQVPVEEARSKAEEWGVQYVETSAKTRANVDKVFFDLMREIRTKKMSENKDKNGKKSSKNKKSFKERCCLL
- the RALB gene encoding ras-related protein Ral-B isoform X2, which encodes MKQRHSALQWVICVSQPQKTSEMAANKSKGQSSLALHKVIMVGSGGVGKSALTLQFMYDEFVEDYEPTKADSYRKKVVLDGEEVQIDILDTAGQEDYAAIRDNYFRSGEGFLLVFSITEHESFTATAEFREQILRVKAEEDKIPLLVVGNKSDLEERRQVPVEEARSKAEEWGVQYVETSAKTRANVDKVFFDLMREIRTKKMSENKDKNGKKSSKNKKSFKERCCLL